Proteins found in one uncultured Campylobacter sp. genomic segment:
- a CDS encoding cytochrome c oxidase, cbb3-type, CcoQ subunit — translation MDAQTLRDIQGYGAFIFLAVCAALLYGYYFHLYRSEKSGRRNYERYSDLALKDGIDEEILESASIEQNAKKEK, via the coding sequence ATGGACGCGCAGACTCTAAGAGATATCCAAGGATACGGAGCTTTTATCTTTCTAGCCGTGTGCGCCGCGCTTCTTTACGGATACTATTTTCATCTGTATAGATCCGAAAAGAGCGGCAGGCGAAACTACGAAAGATACTCCGATCTCGCCCTAAAAGACGGCATCGACGAGGAAATTTTAGAGTCTGCGTCCATAGAGCAAAACGCTAAAAAGGAAAAATAA
- a CDS encoding PD-(D/E)XK nuclease family protein: MQNLDKLYIFTNSRKIREFNAKFQNELVPKAMTIAQFEQKAVLVPGRFEADEAYALVLMQRACASVREASERLRIPSEFFAFLKNNDYLFSFFKELAISKKSVADLKFSDIYADYEEHLGILEAVLARYKELLAAENLYDGIALPEIYRLNGGFVREFREIYLEVDGFLSEFEWELFSEIAKLTTLKIIFQTSKFNKKLILKLAEISGIDSSEFSLYGEFELNLSSRELKKTGVLRKNPLVLKRSFSARSLQAAYAMAKASEFVADGIKPENIAVILPDESFAEILRLHDRGKMFNFAMGESFTRTRFFQILKCIVTAINDKIRVNLSEDNYASFNEFEFNLHELGVCSELFAKFKNDFEAPCSFEDFRALMEEILALESDHAAAQKTREELFYAQSLARYFSFTLRQICEIFLIKLARLRLDHVGGGKIGVMGVLESRGLKFDGVIVLDFNDDLVPKRSVNEMFLSSRVRQKAGLIGYVDRENLQRFYYESLISGAKKAAICYAANEEKIASRFLGEFNAVEDARFSDESYAALFNGEFDAEADFAEEQKIESEMNPHLDERNEAKSKQTKTAKERSLFEFDEAQNELNSADKFGEKAAQNKTPSQNRQTVNLINFTRKTPAKPKIFEQDIIVKHDFFAIPLSFSRLNTYLQCPRRYYYRYILNVKPPVMPQTASAADFGNSLHRALFEYYSKFERFDLGKFETVLRELNTPPLEREITMIKMENFKAVEDARYEAGWRVHGLEKELDSVFAGVRITGKIDRIDVCGGELAVIDYKSGKFDAKSLQIPFYEALVGRPCEGYFYDLKDNMNLVASEASTDTLGEAIEQLKSINNTPINFGEAKGAMSEYEDYKILVKGEL; this comes from the coding sequence ATGCAAAATTTAGACAAACTTTATATCTTTACCAACTCGCGAAAGATCCGCGAATTTAACGCGAAATTTCAAAACGAACTCGTGCCAAAGGCCATGACGATAGCGCAGTTTGAGCAAAAGGCCGTGCTGGTGCCGGGGCGCTTTGAGGCGGACGAGGCGTACGCGCTGGTGCTGATGCAGCGAGCCTGCGCTAGCGTGAGAGAGGCCTCCGAGCGGCTGCGTATCCCGTCCGAGTTTTTTGCATTTTTAAAAAACAACGACTATCTTTTTAGCTTTTTTAAGGAGCTCGCCATCAGCAAAAAGAGCGTGGCGGATCTTAAATTTAGCGATATTTACGCCGATTACGAGGAGCATCTGGGTATCCTCGAGGCGGTGCTTGCGCGATATAAGGAGCTGCTCGCGGCCGAAAATCTATACGACGGCATCGCGCTACCTGAAATTTACCGGCTAAACGGCGGGTTTGTGAGAGAATTTCGCGAGATTTATCTTGAAGTAGACGGCTTTTTGAGCGAATTTGAGTGGGAGCTGTTTAGCGAGATCGCAAAGCTAACGACGCTAAAAATCATCTTTCAAACTAGTAAATTTAACAAAAAACTGATCCTAAAACTAGCCGAAATTTCGGGCATTGACTCGAGCGAGTTTAGCCTATACGGCGAATTTGAGCTAAATTTGAGCTCGCGCGAGCTAAAAAAAACGGGCGTCTTGCGCAAAAATCCGCTCGTTTTAAAAAGAAGCTTTAGCGCTAGAAGCTTGCAAGCGGCCTACGCGATGGCAAAGGCTAGCGAGTTTGTGGCTGATGGTATCAAGCCCGAAAACATCGCCGTCATCTTGCCCGATGAGAGCTTTGCCGAGATCTTGCGCCTGCACGACCGCGGCAAGATGTTTAACTTCGCGATGGGCGAGAGCTTTACCCGCACGCGGTTTTTTCAAATTTTAAAGTGCATAGTAACCGCGATAAACGACAAAATCCGCGTAAATTTGAGCGAGGATAACTACGCGAGTTTTAACGAATTCGAGTTTAATCTGCACGAGCTTGGCGTCTGCTCCGAGCTGTTTGCTAAATTTAAAAACGATTTTGAAGCGCCTTGCTCGTTTGAGGATTTTAGGGCGCTTATGGAGGAGATTTTGGCGCTTGAGAGCGACCACGCAGCCGCGCAAAAAACGCGAGAGGAGCTATTTTACGCGCAGAGTTTGGCTAGGTACTTTAGCTTTACGCTACGTCAAATTTGCGAGATATTTTTGATAAAGCTAGCTAGGCTTAGGCTTGATCACGTAGGCGGCGGCAAGATCGGCGTCATGGGCGTTTTGGAGAGTCGCGGGTTAAAATTTGATGGCGTCATAGTGCTTGATTTTAACGACGATTTGGTACCAAAGCGCAGCGTAAACGAGATGTTTTTGAGCTCGCGCGTGCGCCAAAAAGCGGGGCTCATCGGCTACGTGGACCGCGAAAATTTGCAGAGATTTTACTACGAGAGCCTAATTAGCGGCGCGAAAAAAGCCGCGATATGCTACGCGGCAAACGAGGAGAAAATCGCGTCGAGATTTCTGGGCGAATTTAACGCCGTGGAGGACGCGAGATTTAGCGACGAAAGCTATGCGGCGCTGTTTAACGGCGAATTTGACGCGGAGGCTGATTTTGCGGAGGAGCAAAAAATTGAGAGCGAGATGAACCCGCATCTTGACGAAAGAAACGAGGCTAAATCCAAACAAACAAAAACCGCCAAAGAACGGAGTTTGTTTGAATTTGACGAAGCGCAGAACGAGCTAAATTCGGCCGATAAATTTGGCGAAAAAGCGGCGCAAAACAAAACGCCGAGCCAAAACCGTCAAACCGTAAATTTGATAAATTTTACGCGAAAAACGCCCGCAAAGCCTAAAATTTTCGAGCAAGATATCATCGTCAAGCATGATTTTTTCGCTATCCCGCTCTCTTTTAGCAGGCTAAATACCTATTTGCAGTGCCCGCGGCGGTATTATTACAGATATATTTTAAACGTAAAACCGCCCGTGATGCCGCAAACGGCGTCCGCGGCAGACTTTGGCAACTCGCTACACAGGGCGCTTTTTGAGTATTACTCTAAATTTGAGAGGTTTGATCTGGGTAAATTTGAAACGGTGCTAAGAGAGCTAAACACGCCGCCGCTAGAGCGCGAGATAACGATGATAAAGATGGAGAATTTTAAGGCCGTAGAAGACGCTAGATATGAGGCTGGATGGCGCGTGCATGGGCTTGAAAAAGAGCTTGATAGCGTCTTTGCGGGCGTGCGCATAACGGGCAAAATCGATCGCATAGACGTGTGCGGCGGCGAGCTAGCGGTGATTGATTATAAAAGCGGAAAATTTGACGCCAAATCGCTGCAAATACCCTTTTACGAGGCGCTCGTGGGTAGGCCTTGCGAGGGGTATTTTTACGATCTAAAAGATAATATGAATCTGGTTGCTAGCGAGGCTAGTACTGACACGCTGGGCGAGGCGATCGAGCAGCTAAAATCCATCAACAACACGCCGATAAATTTTGGGGAGGCCAAGGGCGCGATGAGCGAATACGAAGACTATAAAATTTTAGTGAAAGGCGAGCTATGA
- a CDS encoding response regulator transcription factor: MKNFKELTLLLVEDEDSIRESMQEVFGGVFQKVISASNGDEGLKKFKKFSPDIVIADIMMPIMDGLEMSRQIKEFSKNTPVVILSAYSEKEKLLKAIDVGIDKYVIKPIDMDELFALLEQIVKTKIIGADIIEISGGYSFNQTKKVLVKNGVEIALTKKELAFISLLVKRIGTLVLTEEIRNVVWFGEKVNDPAVRTFIKRIRDKVGAGLIKNSPGLGYKIELKK, from the coding sequence ATGAAAAATTTTAAAGAGCTAACGCTACTGCTAGTCGAGGACGAGGATAGCATAAGAGAGTCGATGCAAGAGGTTTTCGGCGGCGTATTTCAAAAGGTCATATCGGCCTCAAACGGCGACGAAGGTCTTAAGAAATTTAAAAAATTTAGCCCCGATATCGTGATAGCCGATATCATGATGCCTATCATGGACGGACTTGAGATGTCAAGGCAGATAAAAGAGTTCTCAAAAAACACGCCAGTAGTGATCCTAAGCGCGTATAGCGAAAAGGAAAAACTGCTAAAAGCTATCGACGTGGGTATCGATAAATACGTAATAAAGCCTATCGATATGGACGAGCTTTTTGCCCTGCTAGAACAGATCGTAAAAACCAAAATCATAGGCGCCGATATCATCGAGATTTCTGGCGGATATTCGTTTAACCAAACCAAAAAAGTGCTCGTAAAAAACGGCGTCGAGATCGCGTTAACCAAAAAAGAGCTGGCCTTTATCTCGCTTTTAGTTAAACGTATCGGTACGCTCGTTTTAACCGAGGAGATTAGAAACGTGGTATGGTTTGGCGAAAAGGTAAACGATCCGGCCGTTAGAACATTTATCAAGCGAATACGCGATAAAGTAGGCGCCGGTCTTATAAAAAACTCGCCGGGTCTTGGCTATAAAATCGAGCTGAAAAAGTAA
- the ccoO gene encoding cytochrome-c oxidase, cbb3-type subunit II, with translation MFSWLEKNPFFFAVMVFIFIAYAGVIEILPDFANRARPLEGTKPPTVLQLAGKHVYMKDSCNACHTQQIRPFKAETDRYGMYSLSGEYAFDRPHLWGSKRTGPDLWRVGNYRTTDWHENHMKEPTSVVPGSIMPAYKHHFSSNADIETAYGEAVTTKKVFGVPYDVEGMPRLGTYEEAQAAAKEEAAAIVEEMKDEEVKKAFERGEIREIVALIAYLNSLK, from the coding sequence ATGTTTAGTTGGTTAGAGAAAAATCCCTTCTTTTTCGCGGTTATGGTTTTTATATTTATCGCCTATGCGGGCGTGATCGAGATCTTGCCTGATTTTGCCAACAGAGCTAGGCCGCTTGAGGGCACCAAGCCGCCGACGGTTTTACAGCTTGCGGGCAAACACGTATATATGAAAGATAGCTGTAACGCCTGCCACACGCAGCAAATTCGCCCTTTTAAGGCCGAGACCGATAGATACGGCATGTATTCGCTTAGCGGCGAGTATGCGTTTGACCGCCCGCATCTTTGGGGATCAAAGAGAACCGGCCCCGACCTTTGGCGCGTGGGTAACTACCGCACCACCGACTGGCATGAAAATCACATGAAAGAGCCGACCTCTGTGGTGCCAGGCTCCATAATGCCTGCTTATAAGCATCACTTTAGCAGCAACGCCGACATCGAGACGGCATACGGCGAGGCGGTAACGACGAAAAAGGTATTTGGCGTACCGTACGACGTAGAGGGTATGCCAAGACTAGGCACCTACGAGGAGGCGCAGGCAGCCGCCAAAGAAGAAGCCGCCGCTATAGTTGAAGAGATGAAGGACGAAGAGGTCAAAAAGGCCTTTGAACGCGGAGAGATCCGCGAGATAGTGGCGCTCATCGCCTATCTAAATAGCTTAAAATAG
- a CDS encoding RecB-like helicase: MKPFLALEASAGSGKTFALSVRFIAILLSGADAREITALTFTKKAANEMKERIVQTFLRLEEKGAELAELEQILGAGRDKILAMRDAQATHFLESDLKIGTFDSFFVGILRSFCLNLGLSADFEVSENLNELQRGEFVASVSKDMRLLKALANLIATAERSQSSFFESLEMFYENFGELKSSENAAFPNESGVEEALKNMREYVLARGGGKDAQSAVKEGSPGEILARSFMSRASLDYRTFSKIYTPELDGMFFTLKARLKRYLDELEEYKIAELARFLKIYKECKISLNKRLNSLAFSDVTRLVYELLRGGETDAQMLYFRLDGRINHLLIDEFQDTNVAQYEIMRPLIEEIVAGYGQNGLGSFFYVGDVKQSIYRFRGGKKELFGKLMRDFPQIKAQNLEVNYRSKKALVRFTNAVFAGKIENFKPQRTPQKEGERVNLVGQMPYFEAEEDDLGFVRVSSGDDVAMEAAQQVKFLLGKGVYEDDITVLCWKNDDINKISNLLSEVGVKSVSEGVMPLLASKNARAVVEYAKFCLFGERIYKLNTEAILDVNAVKLSVNPQKSALESLHYLAVRLGVDMSDADVLRLLELAQPYSNLTEFIYNLDRFETKASAKSGEGVKIMTVHKSKGLEFENVIVCDKMGAGRHDGSNFIAEYDAGTGSWQVRHNVKKQCIDEDFARLKEKAARLEREEDMNKLYVALTRAIGGLIIVKKTDANGRNPSFFGAYESNGEAIEYLDLVDFSFGEPTPSKARNLSVAGKFEPIELVQISKQIVDETPKSEGKNQKAIYFGLALHYLLEMAEKFDESSLKTAQISMRNAFHKFLDEGELDEIYARGLNLINEPKFKQMTQAKKVFKEQPLRYEGALKQLDLLCLDETEICVIDYKTSDKNIDENIAQVEEYKKILAQIYPNLSVRAAIFYALRDEIRSIDI, translated from the coding sequence ATGAAGCCGTTTTTGGCCCTTGAGGCGAGTGCGGGTAGCGGCAAGACCTTCGCGCTTAGCGTGCGTTTTATCGCGATTTTGCTATCAGGCGCCGACGCGCGCGAGATCACGGCGCTGACCTTTACCAAAAAGGCCGCTAATGAGATGAAAGAGCGTATCGTGCAGACCTTTTTGCGGCTCGAGGAAAAGGGCGCGGAGCTAGCCGAGCTGGAGCAAATTTTGGGCGCGGGCAGGGATAAGATTTTAGCCATGCGCGACGCGCAGGCGACTCATTTTTTAGAAAGCGATCTAAAAATCGGCACGTTTGACTCATTTTTCGTCGGCATTCTGCGCAGCTTTTGCTTAAATTTGGGGCTAAGCGCGGATTTTGAAGTGAGCGAAAATTTAAACGAGCTGCAGCGGGGCGAGTTTGTCGCGAGCGTGAGCAAAGATATGCGGCTACTAAAAGCGCTTGCGAATTTGATAGCGACGGCCGAGCGCAGTCAGAGTAGCTTTTTTGAGAGCTTGGAGATGTTTTACGAAAATTTCGGCGAGCTAAAAAGCAGCGAAAATGCGGCGTTTCCAAACGAAAGCGGCGTAGAAGAAGCGCTAAAAAATATGCGCGAATACGTCCTAGCTAGAGGCGGCGGCAAAGACGCTCAAAGTGCCGTGAAAGAGGGGAGTCCCGGCGAAATTTTAGCTCGATCTTTTATGTCGCGCGCGAGCCTTGATTATCGTACGTTTTCTAAAATTTATACGCCGGAGCTCGACGGGATGTTTTTTACGTTAAAGGCGCGGCTAAAACGCTATCTTGACGAGCTAGAGGAGTATAAAATCGCGGAGCTTGCTAGATTTTTAAAAATCTATAAAGAGTGCAAAATCTCGCTAAACAAGAGGCTAAATTCGCTCGCCTTTAGCGACGTGACGCGCCTAGTTTACGAGCTTTTAAGGGGCGGCGAGACGGACGCGCAGATGCTTTATTTTAGGCTCGACGGACGTATAAATCACCTGCTCATCGACGAATTTCAGGACACCAACGTCGCGCAGTACGAGATCATGCGTCCTCTCATCGAGGAAATCGTCGCCGGATACGGACAAAACGGGCTTGGCAGCTTTTTTTACGTCGGCGACGTAAAGCAGAGTATTTACCGTTTTCGCGGAGGCAAAAAGGAGCTTTTTGGCAAGCTGATGCGCGATTTTCCGCAGATCAAAGCGCAAAATTTGGAGGTAAATTACCGCAGCAAAAAGGCGCTGGTTAGATTTACAAACGCCGTATTTGCAGGCAAGATCGAAAATTTTAAACCGCAAAGAACGCCCCAAAAAGAGGGCGAGCGGGTAAATTTGGTAGGACAGATGCCGTATTTTGAGGCGGAGGAGGATGATCTTGGATTCGTGCGTGTAAGTAGCGGCGATGACGTGGCGATGGAGGCTGCGCAGCAGGTTAAATTTCTGCTTGGAAAAGGTGTCTACGAGGATGATATCACCGTGCTTTGCTGGAAAAACGACGATATAAATAAAATCTCAAATTTGCTGAGCGAGGTGGGCGTAAAAAGCGTGAGCGAGGGTGTGATGCCGCTACTAGCGAGCAAAAACGCGCGCGCAGTAGTGGAGTACGCTAAATTTTGCCTATTTGGCGAGCGAATTTACAAGCTAAATACCGAGGCGATCCTAGACGTAAACGCCGTAAAGTTAAGCGTAAATCCGCAAAAATCGGCGCTTGAGAGCCTGCACTATCTAGCGGTCAGGCTAGGCGTAGATATGAGCGACGCGGACGTTTTGCGACTACTTGAGTTAGCGCAGCCGTATTCAAATTTGACCGAGTTTATCTATAATCTTGATAGATTTGAGACAAAAGCGAGCGCAAAAAGCGGCGAGGGCGTGAAAATAATGACCGTCCACAAGTCAAAGGGTCTGGAGTTTGAAAACGTGATCGTATGCGATAAAATGGGCGCCGGACGGCACGACGGGTCAAATTTCATCGCTGAGTACGACGCGGGTACGGGTTCCTGGCAGGTGCGACACAACGTCAAAAAACAGTGCATCGACGAGGATTTTGCAAGGCTAAAAGAAAAGGCGGCGCGGCTCGAGCGCGAAGAAGATATGAATAAGCTATACGTCGCGCTAACGCGGGCGATTGGCGGACTAATCATCGTCAAAAAAACGGACGCAAACGGCAGAAACCCGAGCTTTTTTGGGGCGTACGAGAGTAACGGCGAGGCTATAGAGTATCTTGATTTGGTTGATTTTAGCTTCGGCGAACCGACGCCTAGCAAGGCTCGAAATTTGAGTGTAGCAGGTAAATTTGAGCCTATTGAGTTAGTTCAAATTTCAAAGCAAATCGTAGATGAAACGCCAAAATCCGAGGGAAAAAATCAAAAGGCGATTTATTTTGGTTTGGCGCTACACTATCTGCTCGAGATGGCGGAAAAATTTGACGAGAGCTCGCTAAAAACGGCGCAAATTTCGATGCGAAACGCTTTTCATAAATTTTTGGACGAGGGCGAGCTGGATGAAATTTACGCGCGCGGACTAAATTTGATAAACGAGCCTAAATTTAAGCAAATGACGCAGGCAAAGAAGGTGTTTAAAGAGCAGCCTTTGCGTTATGAGGGCGCGCTAAAGCAGCTTGACCTGCTCTGCTTGGACGAGACCGAAATCTGCGTGATCGACTATAAAACGAGCGATAAAAATATAGATGAAAATATCGCGCAGGTTGAGGAGTATAAAAAAATACTAGCTCAAATTTACCCGAATTTGAGCGTGAGGGCGGCGATATTTTACGCTTTGCGGGACGAAATTCGAAGTATTGATATTTAA
- a CDS encoding FixH family protein has translation MAKNYWPHAIVISLILIVASCVATIILAVKNPVEMDEFYFERYQNVDENINEIEASQRRFDAKYALKFEPEFDGLSGYFKIAVESKNGSVAPNFTYEILLTRPATNEQNQNLNAKFDGQILKTQPVTLPKKGKWQILLKISDANDTGFYKFSFEAR, from the coding sequence ATGGCTAAAAACTACTGGCCTCACGCTATCGTTATCTCGCTTATTTTGATAGTCGCCTCCTGCGTAGCGACCATCATTCTGGCCGTGAAAAACCCCGTGGAGATGGACGAGTTTTACTTCGAGCGCTACCAAAACGTCGATGAAAATATAAACGAGATCGAGGCTAGCCAGCGCAGATTTGACGCCAAATACGCCCTTAAATTTGAACCGGAATTTGACGGATTAAGCGGATACTTTAAGATCGCCGTCGAGAGCAAAAACGGCTCGGTGGCGCCGAATTTCACGTACGAGATTTTACTAACCAGACCCGCGACGAACGAGCAAAATCAAAATTTAAACGCTAAATTCGACGGGCAAATTTTAAAAACACAGCCCGTAACGCTCCCCAAAAAAGGCAAATGGCAAATTTTGCTAAAAATCTCCGACGCAAACGACACGGGCTTTTATAAATTTAGCTTCGAGGCGCGCTAG
- a CDS encoding cbb3-type cytochrome c oxidase N-terminal domain-containing protein, protein MQWFNLEDNVNLLGLIGAIAIVLATVFVVSRLVGQMKVAKPKAELSEHSWDGIGEYKNPVPLGWAIVYAICIVWALWYMIAGYPVNSYSQIGEYNEEVAAANAKFEKRFANVDAKTLHAMGESLFLVQCSSCHGITGDGINGKAADLSKWGSEEGIFDTIMNGSKGLEYPMGEMPAGMADEEGAKAIAAYIAKEISGVKKTKNENLVETGKELFATCAACHGEDGKGMEGNSPDLSKYGTASFVEDVLQHGKKGAIGTMPKFSDGRLNALQQKAVGEYVISLSKGE, encoded by the coding sequence ATGCAATGGTTTAATTTAGAAGATAACGTAAATTTACTGGGGCTTATCGGAGCTATTGCCATCGTTTTGGCCACGGTTTTCGTCGTGAGTCGCTTGGTCGGGCAGATGAAGGTAGCAAAACCTAAGGCCGAACTAAGCGAGCATAGCTGGGACGGCATAGGCGAGTACAAAAATCCAGTACCGCTGGGCTGGGCGATAGTTTATGCGATATGCATCGTCTGGGCCTTGTGGTATATGATTGCCGGCTATCCGGTAAACTCCTACTCGCAAATCGGCGAATATAACGAAGAAGTCGCCGCCGCAAACGCTAAATTTGAAAAACGCTTCGCAAACGTAGACGCCAAGACGCTTCACGCTATGGGCGAGAGCCTGTTTTTAGTACAGTGTTCCTCCTGCCACGGCATAACCGGCGACGGTATAAACGGCAAGGCCGCAGACCTTTCCAAATGGGGTAGCGAAGAGGGGATATTTGATACGATAATGAACGGCTCAAAAGGCCTTGAGTATCCGATGGGCGAGATGCCTGCGGGCATGGCGGACGAGGAGGGCGCAAAGGCGATCGCCGCCTACATAGCTAAGGAAATTTCCGGCGTAAAAAAGACCAAAAACGAAAATTTGGTAGAAACGGGCAAGGAGCTTTTTGCTACCTGCGCAGCCTGCCACGGCGAGGACGGTAAAGGCATGGAGGGCAACTCTCCTGATCTATCTAAATACGGCACGGCGTCCTTTGTCGAGGACGTATTGCAGCACGGTAAAAAGGGCGCTATCGGTACGATGCCTAAATTTAGCGACGGCAGGCTAAACGCCTTGCAGCAAAAAGCCGTCGGCGAGTACGTTATCTCGCTTTCTAAAGGAGAATAA
- a CDS encoding DUF4006 family protein, which produces MENTNRNVFGLHGVTGLLIATGLLLAILAALTYYAIKLQQEVAQKPYSLNASELKMKSADNAKQVRIKE; this is translated from the coding sequence ATGGAAAACACGAATCGAAACGTTTTTGGCCTACACGGCGTGACGGGGCTACTCATCGCGACCGGCCTGCTGCTAGCGATCCTAGCGGCGCTCACGTACTACGCGATCAAGCTCCAGCAAGAAGTCGCGCAAAAACCTTACTCGCTAAATGCCTCCGAGCTAAAGATGAAAAGCGCGGATAACGCCAAGCAAGTGCGCATAAAGGAGTGA
- the ccoN gene encoding cytochrome-c oxidase, cbb3-type subunit I — translation MRLDRALSYDYTVAKYFMFATILFGIVGMSVGVFIAFQMAYPDLNYLAGEYGTFSRLRPLHTAGVIFGFMLSGVFATWYYIGQRVLKVSMSESPFLMAVGKLHFWIYMLVMAGGVFSLLAGVSTSKEYAELEWPLDIGVVVLWVLWGVSIFGLIGIRRERTLYISVWYFIATFLGIAMLYLFNNMAVPTKLVSGYGNWWHSVSMYAGANDALVQWWYGHNAVAFVFTVPIIAQIYYFLPKESGQPIFSYKLSIFSFWSLMFLYLWAGGHHLIYSAVPDWMQTMGSVFSVVLILPSWGSAINMLLTMRGEWQQLRENPLIKFMILGSTFYMFSTLEGPILAIKSVNALAHFTDWVPGHVHDGTLGWVGFMTMAALYHMTPRVFKREIYSKSLMETQFWIQTIGIVLYFSSMWIAGITQGMMWRATDEYGNLAYSFIDTVINIVPYYWIRAVGGLLYLLGFFIFVYNIYKSFGAKSLEKEPLSASPAGVKEVANV, via the coding sequence ATGCGACTAGACAGGGCGCTAAGCTACGACTACACGGTCGCCAAGTATTTTATGTTCGCGACGATACTGTTTGGGATAGTCGGCATGAGCGTCGGCGTTTTCATAGCGTTTCAGATGGCGTACCCAGACTTAAACTATCTCGCGGGCGAATACGGCACCTTTAGCCGCCTAAGACCGCTACATACGGCGGGCGTGATATTTGGATTTATGCTTTCGGGCGTATTTGCGACGTGGTACTATATCGGACAGAGGGTTTTAAAAGTCTCGATGAGCGAGTCGCCGTTTTTGATGGCGGTAGGCAAGCTGCACTTTTGGATATATATGCTGGTTATGGCAGGCGGCGTGTTTAGCCTGCTTGCTGGCGTTAGCACGTCAAAAGAGTACGCCGAGCTAGAGTGGCCGCTAGATATCGGCGTGGTCGTGCTTTGGGTGCTTTGGGGCGTTAGTATATTCGGCCTTATCGGTATCCGCCGCGAGAGGACGCTTTATATCTCGGTTTGGTATTTTATCGCGACGTTTTTAGGTATCGCTATGCTTTATTTGTTTAACAACATGGCCGTGCCGACCAAGCTGGTTTCAGGATATGGCAACTGGTGGCACTCGGTCTCGATGTATGCCGGAGCCAACGACGCCCTAGTGCAGTGGTGGTACGGGCATAACGCCGTGGCGTTCGTGTTTACCGTGCCGATAATCGCTCAAATTTACTACTTCCTTCCTAAAGAGAGCGGTCAGCCGATATTTTCTTACAAGCTTTCGATTTTCTCGTTTTGGAGCCTCATGTTCCTTTATCTTTGGGCGGGCGGACACCATCTGATCTACTCTGCGGTGCCTGACTGGATGCAGACGATGGGTTCTGTGTTTTCGGTGGTTTTGATACTGCCGTCTTGGGGATCTGCGATAAATATGCTTCTAACGATGCGCGGCGAGTGGCAGCAGCTCAGAGAAAATCCTCTTATCAAATTTATGATTTTAGGCTCGACGTTTTATATGTTTTCTACTCTTGAAGGGCCGATTTTAGCGATCAAGTCCGTAAACGCTCTAGCGCACTTTACCGACTGGGTGCCCGGACATGTGCACGACGGTACGCTAGGCTGGGTCGGCTTTATGACGATGGCGGCGCTTTATCATATGACGCCTCGCGTATTTAAACGCGAAATTTACTCAAAATCCTTGATGGAAACCCAGTTTTGGATACAGACTATCGGCATAGTGCTTTACTTTTCGTCGATGTGGATCGCGGGCATCACTCAGGGTATGATGTGGAGAGCGACGGACGAATACGGAAATTTAGCCTACTCGTTTATCGATACGGTGATAAACATAGTACCGTACTACTGGATCAGAGCCGTGGGCGGACTACTCTATCTGCTTGGATTTTTTATATTTGTTTATAATATCTACAAGAGTTTTGGCGCCAAATCGCTCGAAAAAGAGCCGTTAAGCGCCAGTCCTGCGGGCGTAAAGGAGGTTGCTAATGTTTAG